The Thalassotalea sp. 273M-4 genome includes a region encoding these proteins:
- a CDS encoding YaeP family protein, translating into MNIYECSELVREQYALIGSGDQGYIPKAIHCAIKTLNDITVDQSVPMEVRKQAAFAAANLLISDHEDK; encoded by the coding sequence ATGAATATTTACGAGTGCAGCGAATTAGTCCGTGAGCAATACGCCTTAATTGGCAGTGGCGATCAAGGCTATATTCCCAAAGCCATTCATTGTGCGATTAAAACATTAAATGACATTACCGTCGATCAAAGTGTGCCAATGGAAGTTCGCAAACAAGCAGCCTTTGCAGCGGCTAACTTGCTTATTTCAGATCATGAAGATAAATAA
- a CDS encoding riboflavin synthase, with product MFTGIVEAVGHIKAMSLNSNGARVVIDGGQLDFSDVKLGDSIATNGVCLTVVEFNHSSFSADVSLETVKRTAFATYQVGTKVNLEKAMLPTTRFGGHMVSGHVDGVSKVLSISKVGNAYEYWLSLEPALAPYVAEKGSITIDGTSLTVNSVEQDKFRLTIVPHTSEQTIISSYQSGHIVNIEVDLIARYIERLLLCKADNVEEKPSNGVSKDLLMQSGFIKG from the coding sequence ATGTTCACAGGAATCGTTGAGGCGGTTGGCCATATAAAGGCTATGTCTCTCAACAGTAATGGGGCTCGCGTTGTCATTGACGGTGGCCAGCTCGACTTTAGTGATGTCAAACTAGGTGACTCAATTGCGACTAATGGCGTTTGTTTGACCGTGGTTGAGTTTAATCACAGCAGCTTTAGTGCCGATGTTTCTTTAGAAACGGTAAAACGAACGGCTTTTGCAACGTATCAAGTTGGCACTAAAGTTAATCTCGAAAAGGCGATGTTACCAACCACGCGCTTTGGTGGGCACATGGTCAGTGGGCATGTCGATGGTGTGAGTAAAGTGCTATCGATAAGCAAGGTGGGTAATGCGTACGAATATTGGCTTTCATTAGAGCCTGCATTAGCCCCTTATGTTGCCGAAAAAGGCTCCATTACCATTGACGGTACCAGTTTAACCGTTAATTCGGTAGAACAAGACAAATTCCGTTTAACCATAGTGCCACACACCAGTGAACAAACCATTATAAGTTCATATCAAAGTGGTCATATTGTTAATATTGAAGTCGATTTAATCGCACGTTATATCGAGCGTTTGCTATTATGCAAGGCCGATAATGTTGAAGAAAAACCATCTAATGGCGTCAGTAAAGATCTCCTAATGCAAAGCGGGTTTATAAAAGGTTAG
- the thiI gene encoding tRNA uracil 4-sulfurtransferase ThiI, with product MKFIVKLQSEITIKSRPVRRRFTKILDSNIKNVIRRVDEQARTRVNWDNIEVTTPNESPENRQALIDTIKCIPGIPQFLEVQQFEFTGLHDIFEKTLQCHSQTIENKSFCVRAKRTGIHDFSSLELEQYVGGGLNQNVESARVQLKKPDVTIRIDVKDDKLYIISETHKGLGGFPIATQEDVLSLMSGGFDSGVASYQMIKKGARTHYCFFNLGGSAHELGVKQVSYYLWNKYGASHKVKFFAVDFEPVVAEILEKIENGQMGVVLKRMMMRAAAQIAERMGIQALITGEALGQVSSQTLTNLNVIDRVTETLILRPLVAYDKQDIIDIARVIGTEDFAKTIPEYCGVISQKPTVKAVLSKIEAEEANFDMSILDKVVEEARVQDIRDIAKETEEEVKTVDHVETVDSAGHDNVIVDIRSPEEEDLNPLEIDDVEVIHIPFYKLATQFGDLDQEKSYLLYCDRGVMSKLQALYLHDNGFMNVKVYRP from the coding sequence ATGAAATTTATCGTAAAGTTACAATCCGAAATTACCATCAAATCACGTCCTGTTCGTCGACGTTTTACCAAAATTCTTGATTCTAACATTAAGAATGTCATTCGCCGAGTGGATGAGCAAGCACGTACCCGAGTTAACTGGGATAACATTGAGGTGACAACACCGAATGAATCACCTGAAAATCGTCAAGCCTTAATTGATACCATTAAGTGTATTCCAGGTATACCTCAGTTTTTGGAAGTACAACAATTTGAATTTACCGGTTTGCATGATATTTTCGAAAAAACTTTACAGTGTCATAGTCAAACGATTGAAAATAAATCGTTTTGTGTGCGTGCTAAACGCACCGGTATCCATGACTTTAGCTCGTTAGAGTTAGAGCAGTATGTTGGTGGTGGCTTAAATCAAAACGTTGAGTCTGCCCGTGTGCAACTTAAAAAGCCTGATGTGACCATTCGTATCGACGTCAAAGATGACAAACTTTACATCATATCAGAAACTCACAAAGGCTTAGGTGGCTTCCCTATTGCAACGCAAGAAGACGTCTTATCATTGATGTCAGGTGGCTTTGATTCGGGTGTTGCCAGCTATCAAATGATCAAAAAAGGGGCTCGTACGCATTACTGTTTCTTTAATTTAGGTGGCTCTGCGCACGAACTTGGGGTTAAACAAGTCAGTTATTACTTATGGAATAAGTATGGTGCTTCGCATAAAGTCAAATTCTTTGCCGTTGACTTTGAACCAGTTGTCGCTGAAATTTTAGAAAAAATTGAAAACGGCCAAATGGGTGTTGTGTTAAAACGCATGATGATGCGAGCCGCGGCACAAATTGCGGAGCGTATGGGTATTCAAGCGTTAATTACGGGAGAAGCCTTAGGCCAGGTTTCAAGTCAAACCTTGACCAATTTAAATGTTATTGACCGAGTCACCGAAACATTAATTTTGCGTCCTCTTGTGGCTTACGACAAACAAGATATTATCGATATCGCCCGTGTTATCGGTACTGAAGATTTTGCTAAAACTATCCCAGAATACTGCGGCGTTATTTCGCAAAAACCAACCGTAAAAGCGGTGTTGTCAAAGATTGAAGCAGAAGAAGCAAACTTTGATATGTCAATCTTAGACAAAGTAGTGGAAGAAGCGAGAGTACAAGATATTCGAGACATCGCTAAAGAAACTGAAGAAGAAGTCAAGACCGTTGACCATGTTGAAACGGTGGACAGTGCCGGTCACGACAATGTGATAGTAGATATTCGCTCGCCTGAGGAAGAGGATCTCAATCCGCTTGAAATTGACGACGTTGAAGTTATTCATATTCCATTTTACAAATTGGCCACTCAGTTTGGCGATTTAGACCAAGAGAAAAGCTATTTGCTTTACTGTGACCGTGGTGTGATGAGTAAGCTACAAGCACTTTACTTACACGATAATGGTTTTATGAACGTTAAAGTATATCGTCCATAA
- the dxs gene encoding 1-deoxy-D-xylulose-5-phosphate synthase, with protein sequence MTIDLAHYPLLSNIDKPENLRGLSQDKLKQLSDELRSYLLNSVSRSSGHFASGLGAIELTVALHYVYNTPFDQLIWDVGHQAYPHKILTGRRDQLHTIRQKDGLHPFPWREESEYDVLSVGHSSTSISAALGLSIAAEKENKGRKTVAVIGDGAMTAGMAFEAMNHAGDIHNDMLIVLNDNDMSISENVGALNNHLAKLLSGSLYTGFREGSKRILGSIPPIKDLASRAEEHIKGMVVPSTFFEELGFNYIGPIDGHDVNSLVDTLRNMRNLKGPQILHVVTTKGKGYEQAEQDPIGYHAVPKFDPSSIGLPKSKPGLPTYSKIFGNWLCDTAEQDDKLVAITPAMREGSGMVEFSQRFPDKYYDVAIAEQHAVTLAAGLAIGGLQPVVAIYSSFLQRAYDQLIHDVAIQNLPVLFAIDRAGIVGADGPTHQGAFDLSFLRCIPNMVVMAPSDEAECQLMLNTGHKHQGPAAVRYPRGSGTGAPLQGIDQTIDIGKGVVKKPGKDIALLCFGTLLTEASKVAEQLGATLVDMRFVKPLDTALLTELAQQHTTFVTIEDNAIAGGAGSAVNEFMQSIQSSVSLLNIGLPDQFIKHGTQEEIHAELGLDANGIQKQIDAFLKG encoded by the coding sequence ATGACTATAGATCTGGCTCACTATCCATTGCTATCGAACATCGATAAGCCTGAGAATTTAAGAGGATTATCACAAGATAAGCTTAAACAGCTTAGTGATGAATTACGTAGTTACTTACTAAACTCAGTTAGTCGAAGCAGTGGCCATTTTGCCTCTGGCTTAGGTGCGATTGAACTTACAGTAGCATTACATTATGTCTATAACACCCCGTTTGATCAGCTGATTTGGGATGTTGGTCATCAAGCATACCCACATAAAATTTTAACGGGTCGTCGCGATCAGTTACACACCATTCGTCAAAAAGACGGATTGCACCCATTCCCATGGCGCGAAGAAAGTGAATACGATGTGTTAAGTGTTGGTCACTCAAGTACGTCGATTTCTGCCGCTTTAGGTCTTTCTATTGCCGCCGAAAAAGAAAACAAAGGCCGTAAAACGGTTGCGGTCATTGGTGATGGTGCGATGACAGCAGGAATGGCTTTTGAAGCGATGAACCATGCTGGCGACATACACAACGATATGTTAATAGTGTTAAACGATAACGATATGTCGATTTCTGAAAACGTAGGTGCGCTCAACAACCATTTAGCTAAATTATTATCGGGTAGCCTATACACCGGTTTTCGTGAAGGCTCTAAACGTATTTTAGGCTCTATTCCACCGATTAAAGATTTGGCCTCCAGGGCCGAAGAACACATCAAAGGCATGGTGGTTCCATCGACCTTCTTTGAAGAGCTTGGTTTTAACTACATTGGCCCAATTGATGGTCATGATGTTAACTCCTTGGTGGATACCTTACGTAATATGCGTAACCTGAAAGGGCCGCAAATATTGCATGTTGTTACCACCAAAGGTAAAGGCTATGAACAAGCTGAACAAGATCCTATTGGCTACCACGCAGTACCAAAGTTTGATCCAAGCTCTATCGGTTTGCCTAAGTCTAAGCCGGGGTTGCCAACCTACTCTAAAATATTTGGTAACTGGCTATGCGATACCGCCGAGCAAGATGACAAACTGGTTGCGATAACCCCCGCAATGAGAGAAGGCTCGGGGATGGTTGAGTTCAGTCAAAGATTCCCTGACAAATACTATGATGTTGCTATCGCAGAGCAGCACGCAGTGACCTTAGCCGCTGGTTTAGCCATTGGTGGTTTACAACCTGTGGTTGCGATTTACTCAAGTTTCTTGCAACGCGCATACGATCAATTAATTCACGATGTCGCAATTCAAAACCTACCGGTTTTATTTGCTATTGACCGTGCTGGTATTGTTGGTGCTGACGGTCCTACCCATCAAGGGGCATTTGATTTATCTTTCTTACGCTGTATTCCTAATATGGTGGTGATGGCACCTTCAGATGAAGCCGAATGTCAATTGATGCTCAACACGGGTCACAAGCATCAAGGTCCGGCAGCAGTACGCTACCCGCGTGGTTCAGGTACCGGTGCACCGCTTCAAGGTATTGATCAAACAATTGACATTGGTAAAGGTGTGGTTAAAAAGCCAGGCAAAGACATTGCCCTACTCTGTTTTGGTACCTTGTTAACCGAAGCGAGTAAAGTCGCGGAACAATTAGGCGCGACTTTAGTTGACATGCGATTTGTGAAACCGCTTGATACGGCTCTACTCACCGAGCTAGCGCAGCAACACACAACCTTTGTCACCATTGAAGATAACGCCATTGCCGGTGGTGCCGGTTCTGCGGTGAATGAATTTATGCAAAGTATTCAAAGTTCGGTATCATTACTTAATATAGGTCTACCAGATCAATTTATTAAACACGGTACGCAAGAAGAAATTCATGCGGAACTTGGTCTTGATGCGAATGGCATTCAAAAACAAATTGATGCATTTTTAAAAGGGTAA
- a CDS encoding DUF808 domain-containing protein, whose amino-acid sequence MAGTSLLALIDKIAVALDDIAVLTKVAAKKTAGVLGDDLALNAQQVQGVSADRELPVVWAVAKGSFVNKLILVPAALLMSAFLPILITPLLMLGGIYLCFEGVEKISHSFFTSKQQKQQEHQQDLMALVDPSVDLVEYEKDKIKGAIKTDFILSAEIIVIALGTVQDKGIWEQTAVVSLIALLITVGVYGLVALIVKLDDIGLHLLRKSVVEKRTKGKAKSFNLKQFCGKALLAFAPKLMRTLAVVGTAAMFLVGGGILVHGIPVLHHALTDFEISFSSGWIHWLSAPIFNAGVGIIFGSIALICLHFAKKVFNK is encoded by the coding sequence ATGGCCGGAACCAGCCTTTTAGCTCTGATCGATAAAATCGCCGTAGCATTGGATGATATTGCGGTATTAACCAAAGTGGCGGCGAAAAAAACGGCCGGTGTGTTAGGCGACGACTTAGCCTTAAATGCCCAACAAGTTCAGGGGGTAAGTGCTGATAGAGAGTTACCCGTGGTCTGGGCCGTCGCCAAAGGTTCTTTTGTTAATAAGCTTATTTTAGTCCCAGCTGCTTTGCTGATGAGCGCATTTTTACCTATTTTGATCACCCCCTTACTGATGCTAGGGGGTATTTATTTATGTTTTGAAGGGGTTGAAAAAATCAGTCATAGCTTTTTCACCTCAAAACAGCAAAAGCAACAGGAGCATCAGCAAGACTTGATGGCACTCGTCGATCCGAGCGTTGATTTAGTTGAATATGAAAAAGACAAGATTAAAGGGGCGATTAAAACCGATTTTATTTTGTCCGCAGAAATCATCGTTATTGCCCTAGGTACGGTTCAAGACAAAGGCATTTGGGAACAAACCGCGGTGGTTTCGTTAATCGCCTTACTGATCACGGTCGGGGTTTATGGTTTGGTCGCTCTAATTGTAAAACTCGATGACATCGGCTTGCATTTACTGCGCAAAAGCGTGGTTGAAAAGCGCACTAAGGGCAAAGCGAAATCATTTAATCTAAAACAATTTTGTGGCAAAGCGTTATTGGCTTTTGCCCCTAAGTTGATGAGAACCCTAGCGGTGGTCGGCACTGCAGCCATGTTTTTAGTCGGGGGTGGTATTTTGGTTCATGGCATCCCAGTATTACATCATGCGTTAACCGACTTTGAAATTTCTTTTAGCAGTGGTTGGATACATTGGTTGTCAGCCCCCATTTTTAATGCCGGTGTAGGCATTATATTTGGTAGCATAGCCCTGATCTGTTTGCATTTTGCGAAAAAGGTTTTTAACAAATAA
- a CDS encoding exodeoxyribonuclease VII small subunit, whose translation MTSNKNQNQTFEESINELENIVNDLEHGDLSLEQSMTLFERGLALSSLSQEKLNKAEQKIQILLAKNGEQELQDIDDSELTQS comes from the coding sequence ATGACTAGCAACAAAAACCAAAATCAAACGTTTGAAGAATCCATTAATGAACTCGAAAACATCGTTAATGACCTTGAACATGGCGATTTAAGCCTAGAACAATCGATGACTTTGTTTGAACGCGGACTTGCTTTAAGTAGCTTGAGTCAGGAAAAGCTAAACAAAGCAGAACAAAAAATTCAAATATTGTTGGCTAAAAATGGCGAACAAGAACTGCAAGATATTGATGATTCGGAGCTGACTCAATCGTGA
- the ispA gene encoding (2E,6E)-farnesyl diphosphate synthase — MQLENLTQYQQRIDNYLNLQLSMLAINDKKLHDAMTYGLLIGGKRLRPYLVYSTASMLGLPLEDADPIAAAIECIHAYSLLHDDLPAMDDDDLRRGKPTCHIKFDEATAILAGDSLQSLAFDILANHKFVSIKPKTQLKLVQTLAQSAGYLGMCGGQALDIEATNKHISLEQLQQVHRLKTGALLSAAILMPAMCNLALPQEHFETLKQYSANIGLLYQVHDDIIDITSSEEMLGKPAGSDVLANKSTYPALLGLDGALEKEQELFQQALFALSSLPYNTQNLSNFSTFLIERTH, encoded by the coding sequence ATTCAGTTAGAAAATCTTACTCAATACCAACAACGCATTGATAACTACCTCAACTTACAGTTGAGCATGTTAGCCATAAACGATAAAAAGTTACACGATGCGATGACTTATGGCCTACTTATTGGGGGTAAACGGTTAAGACCTTATCTGGTTTACTCTACGGCCTCAATGCTGGGTTTACCCTTAGAAGATGCCGACCCCATTGCAGCGGCGATAGAGTGCATTCATGCTTATTCACTATTGCATGACGACTTACCCGCTATGGATGATGACGATTTAAGACGCGGCAAACCAACCTGTCACATTAAATTTGACGAAGCCACGGCGATTTTGGCTGGTGATAGTTTACAAAGTTTAGCCTTTGATATTCTCGCCAATCATAAATTTGTCAGCATCAAGCCCAAAACCCAACTAAAATTAGTGCAAACTTTGGCTCAATCGGCGGGCTATTTAGGTATGTGTGGGGGGCAAGCGTTAGATATTGAAGCAACCAATAAACACATTTCGCTAGAGCAATTGCAACAAGTGCATCGATTAAAAACAGGCGCTTTATTGAGTGCGGCTATTTTAATGCCAGCAATGTGTAATTTAGCATTACCTCAAGAGCACTTTGAAACCCTAAAACAATACTCGGCCAATATAGGCTTATTGTACCAGGTACATGATGACATTATTGACATCACCAGCAGTGAAGAAATGCTTGGAAAACCTGCCGGCTCTGATGTATTAGCAAACAAATCAACCTACCCTGCGCTACTTGGTTTAGACGGTGCGCTTGAAAAAGAACAAGAGTTATTTCAACAAGCTCTTTTCGCTTTAAGCAGTTTGCCATACAATACACAGAATTTATCGAATTTTTCTACGTTCTTAATTGAACGTACACATTAA
- the ribBA gene encoding bifunctional 3,4-dihydroxy-2-butanone-4-phosphate synthase/GTP cyclohydrolase II, which translates to MKLNTPEEIINDIAQGKMVILMDDEDRENEGDFIMAAELVTPEAINFMATHGRGLICLPMSRERCERLKLPLMVDKNDAQFTTNFTVSIEAARGVTTGISAADRATTILAAVGKDSDHRSIVQPGHIFPLIAKDGGVLNRAGHTEAGVDLARLAGLEPAAVIVEILNEDGTMARRPDLEVIAQKHGVKMGTIADLIEYRNATETTIKRVSECKLPTQYGDFDLVAYTDTIDGQTHFALTKGDIKDDSATLVRVHLENTFRDLLFSTRDSKNTWPIGKAMERIGREGGVLVLLGKHESPMELINQTQKYQMQDDGEEVTEVQKHVGSRNVGVGSQILADLGVHKMRLLTSQTKYHSLSGFGLEIVEYISE; encoded by the coding sequence ATGAAACTAAACACACCAGAAGAAATTATTAACGACATCGCTCAAGGCAAAATGGTTATTTTGATGGACGATGAAGACCGTGAAAATGAAGGTGACTTCATTATGGCAGCAGAGCTTGTTACCCCTGAGGCGATAAACTTTATGGCCACACACGGTCGTGGCTTAATTTGTTTGCCGATGTCACGCGAACGCTGTGAACGCCTTAAATTACCCTTAATGGTGGATAAAAATGATGCCCAATTTACCACTAATTTTACCGTATCGATTGAAGCTGCTCGCGGTGTGACTACGGGGATTTCAGCGGCCGATAGAGCGACCACCATTTTAGCCGCCGTTGGCAAAGACTCGGATCATCGCTCTATTGTGCAACCCGGTCATATATTTCCTTTAATTGCCAAAGATGGCGGTGTGCTAAACCGTGCTGGCCATACCGAAGCTGGGGTTGACTTAGCGCGCCTAGCTGGCTTGGAGCCTGCAGCGGTTATTGTTGAAATATTAAATGAAGATGGCACCATGGCAAGACGCCCAGATCTTGAAGTCATCGCGCAAAAGCATGGTGTAAAAATGGGCACCATTGCAGATTTAATTGAATATCGTAATGCCACGGAGACCACCATAAAAAGGGTGAGTGAATGTAAATTACCAACCCAATACGGTGATTTTGATTTAGTGGCTTATACCGATACCATTGATGGTCAGACTCATTTTGCTTTAACCAAAGGTGATATTAAAGACGACAGCGCCACGCTTGTTCGAGTGCACTTAGAAAACACCTTCCGTGATTTATTGTTCTCCACTAGAGACAGCAAAAACACTTGGCCTATTGGTAAAGCCATGGAGCGCATTGGTCGCGAGGGTGGGGTATTGGTATTACTTGGTAAACATGAGTCACCAATGGAGTTGATTAACCAAACTCAAAAGTACCAAATGCAAGATGACGGTGAAGAGGTTACCGAAGTGCAAAAGCATGTCGGTTCGCGCAATGTGGGTGTTGGTTCACAGATTTTAGCCGACTTAGGGGTGCATAAAATGCGCCTACTTACCTCGCAAACAAAATATCATTCATTGTCGGGGTTTGGCCTTGAAATCGTAGAATATATTTCAGAGTAA